A genomic segment from Candidatus Korarchaeum cryptofilum OPF8 encodes:
- a CDS encoding PAC2 family protein produces MELIKLKDVRPKNPVLVQGVPGLGLVGKIAANYLIESLESEKIAVIYSDYLPLPDGSSGVRIEEEDIIPPSYDLYLAKGDNLDLIILTSEVQPTIFGQYEIGELVLDYAIQLGVKIVITMGGYVPGSPEVKGVFACSNDEEFMKKLNEVGVKPLTGGYVTGAAGLLVGLADLKGLTSACLLGTTNGAFPDPKASKMVLEALSKLFKFEIDLEKLEKEAEIAAEVMKEEVKLPETEIYKEEEKGLPYHG; encoded by the coding sequence ATGGAGTTGATCAAGCTGAAGGATGTGAGACCCAAGAATCCCGTTTTGGTGCAGGGGGTTCCTGGGCTCGGTCTAGTCGGTAAAATAGCAGCAAACTACCTGATAGAATCCCTAGAGTCCGAGAAGATAGCTGTCATATACAGCGACTACCTGCCCCTGCCCGATGGATCCTCAGGCGTTAGGATCGAGGAGGAAGATATCATACCCCCAAGCTACGATCTTTATCTAGCTAAGGGAGATAACTTGGATCTCATAATTCTAACTTCAGAGGTTCAACCAACTATTTTCGGCCAGTATGAGATAGGAGAGCTTGTCTTGGATTACGCGATTCAGTTGGGCGTTAAAATAGTTATAACCATGGGAGGCTACGTCCCCGGTTCTCCTGAGGTTAAGGGCGTATTCGCCTGCTCGAACGATGAGGAGTTCATGAAGAAGCTCAACGAGGTCGGAGTTAAGCCGCTGACCGGAGGCTATGTGACCGGTGCTGCCGGACTGTTAGTGGGGTTAGCGGACCTCAAGGGTTTAACGAGCGCCTGCCTCTTGGGAACGACAAATGGGGCATTTCCGGATCCAAAAGCATCTAAAATGGTATTAGAAGCTCTTTCAAAGCTTTTCAAATTTGAAATAGACTTAGAAAAGCTGGAAAAGGAGGCTGAGATAGCTGCTGAAGTTATGAAGGAGGAGGTGAAGCTCCCGGAGACCGAGATTTATAAGGAGGAAGAGAAAGGACTCCCATATCACGGCTGA
- the pdo gene encoding protein disulfide oxidoreductase, which yields MSSKGGRIIDEQTAAQLRARFESEMVRPVEILLLKGLGNEEYSEWTESLLLELGSLSDMIEVRVIDVKIDPEALEEFNVTRTPTILLDPRKGYKIRYMGAPLGYEAWAFVETIILLSRDESGLSERTKEILGSVRQFDHKDIHIMTFVTPTCPYCPYQVLLANKFAIELKGIIEADCIEAYENPDLADSYQVSAVPHNVILMREDGNEVILDTSVGSQPEEKYAMDLVRSLRSKHGK from the coding sequence ATGTCTTCGAAAGGAGGAAGAATAATAGATGAGCAAACAGCTGCTCAGCTAAGAGCTAGGTTTGAATCGGAGATGGTCAGACCAGTTGAAATTCTCCTATTAAAGGGGCTCGGGAATGAAGAATACTCTGAATGGACGGAGAGCTTACTCTTAGAGTTAGGGAGTCTCTCAGATATGATAGAAGTAAGAGTAATAGACGTTAAAATAGATCCAGAAGCCCTAGAGGAATTCAACGTCACTAGAACTCCGACAATACTTCTAGATCCGAGGAAAGGCTATAAGATAAGGTACATGGGCGCCCCACTGGGATACGAGGCCTGGGCTTTCGTTGAAACGATCATCCTGCTCAGCAGAGATGAGAGCGGGTTGAGTGAGAGGACCAAAGAAATTCTGGGTTCCGTTCGCCAGTTTGATCATAAAGATATACATATAATGACTTTCGTCACACCGACGTGCCCATACTGCCCCTACCAGGTCCTCCTAGCGAATAAATTCGCTATAGAATTGAAGGGGATCATAGAGGCGGATTGCATAGAGGCATATGAGAATCCCGATCTAGCTGATAGTTATCAAGTCTCAGCAGTCCCCCATAACGTCATATTAATGAGGGAAGATGGAAATGAGGTGATCTTAGATACCTCAGTGGGCTCCCAGCCTGAGGAGAAATATGCCATGGACTTAGTCAGATCACTGAGGTCTAAACATGGAAAGTGA
- a CDS encoding PPC domain-containing DNA-binding protein, which translates to MRSFDLKRVHLLRVDQGKEVLSEILRVCDENNIKAAIIIGLGLLSRSKIAFFDIETQSYRYMNVEEPMELASLVGNVSLKEGKPFAHVHVVLGDGRRALAGHLVEGYVGGTVEITIFELEGELVRDIVSGGLVLLNV; encoded by the coding sequence TTGAGATCCTTTGACCTGAAAAGAGTTCACTTGCTCAGGGTGGATCAGGGGAAAGAAGTCTTGAGTGAAATTTTGAGGGTATGCGATGAGAATAATATTAAAGCAGCAATTATAATTGGATTAGGACTCCTTTCGAGAAGTAAGATAGCTTTCTTCGATATAGAAACTCAGAGCTATAGGTATATGAATGTAGAGGAACCCATGGAACTGGCCTCGTTAGTAGGAAACGTGAGCTTGAAGGAAGGTAAGCCTTTCGCTCACGTGCATGTAGTATTGGGGGATGGGAGGAGGGCTTTAGCGGGTCACCTGGTCGAGGGCTATGTGGGCGGAACTGTTGAAATCACCATCTTCGAGCTCGAAGGGGAGCTCGTGAGGGATATCGTAAGCGGAGGGCTCGTCCTCCTCAACGTTTAA
- the surE gene encoding 5'/3'-nucleotidase SurE: MESEILLTNDDGIHSAPFRALWIALLEAKIGKVTVVVPEHEMSAAGKGITLHKPLRIRKLPVKVSGFGYREAFTVSGTPGDAVTVALKFIMNSTPDIVVSGINVGDNITLDNLFTSGTIAAALQASIMGIKSSAFSVEIPGGQLSRPVDRFLTHARIAAKITDWILRRGMPEGVDLLNVNFPYRVSQDTPIRITRLARAKYENYVLERIDTRGNPYYWLGGNPVPVTEKDRGTDLYALTVERAISITPITLEMNLELLDCDEVNRKRKRALEELESLVEYLKESLSGA; the protein is encoded by the coding sequence ATGGAAAGTGAGATACTCTTAACGAACGATGATGGGATCCATTCAGCACCATTCAGAGCCCTTTGGATCGCTTTATTAGAGGCGAAAATAGGGAAGGTAACTGTAGTCGTCCCCGAGCACGAGATGAGTGCGGCTGGCAAGGGAATAACACTACATAAACCCCTTAGGATAAGAAAACTGCCGGTCAAGGTTAGTGGGTTCGGTTATAGAGAGGCCTTCACGGTCAGTGGGACTCCCGGAGACGCTGTTACTGTAGCTCTAAAATTCATAATGAATTCAACGCCCGATATAGTTGTATCAGGGATAAATGTAGGGGATAACATAACACTGGATAATCTATTCACTAGCGGTACGATAGCTGCAGCACTGCAGGCTTCCATAATGGGTATAAAGTCCTCAGCCTTCAGCGTCGAGATCCCCGGGGGACAGCTCAGCAGGCCGGTGGATAGGTTCCTCACTCATGCGAGGATAGCAGCTAAAATAACTGATTGGATCCTCAGGAGGGGGATGCCGGAGGGAGTGGATCTCCTGAACGTCAACTTCCCCTACAGGGTCTCTCAAGATACTCCCATAAGGATAACGAGATTAGCTAGGGCGAAGTATGAGAACTATGTGCTTGAGAGGATAGATACGAGGGGGAACCCTTACTATTGGCTCGGTGGAAACCCTGTTCCAGTGACTGAGAAAGACAGAGGGACAGATCTTTATGCCTTGACGGTGGAGAGGGCTATTTCGATAACACCTATAACGTTAGAGATGAATTTGGAACTTTTAGATTGTGATGAAGTCAACAGAAAAAGGAAGAGGGCGCTCGAGGAACTTGAGTCACTCGTTGAGTACTTGAAGGAGTCCTTGAGTGGAGCTTAA
- a CDS encoding FAD-dependent oxidoreductase — MDYVVIGHGTAGQTVAAVLKKVDPESNVTVIEKGIHVAIHPCSLPMVLSGKLSPQDIEERVPRGKVNVLLRSEAKKIDRERKILYFIRDGTQESIQYDKLILATGLSPIIPKIEGMDLEGVGTVWNLETVSELLKYLGNRVVVVGGSATGIEVASELASTGRDVTLIEAMEQLMPGKVDPPISSMVMNALNDLGVKVMLKTPMERLEGSGGKLTHVVTPKGKIEADTAIIVIGAKPNIEVALNSGLVIGETGGVKVDEYMFTSDPNILAAGDVAEVKDFVSGKPTLTGLASTALVQGRIAAENAAGGKTRYLGALSPFLVSVGDYFFGGVGLSATRADSLKMEYRAFRFSGSDLPKYMPGKENTVIWLITDRKGKLLGGQVFGRRGVRERILFLTAAIYAGFNVEDIRIMEFAYQPEVCDVLEPIAIAAEGMFRKYMLGSEG, encoded by the coding sequence ATGGATTACGTAGTTATAGGTCATGGCACTGCGGGTCAGACAGTTGCAGCTGTTCTCAAGAAAGTGGATCCAGAATCAAATGTCACGGTGATTGAGAAGGGGATTCATGTAGCTATACATCCCTGCTCACTTCCAATGGTGCTCAGCGGGAAGCTCTCCCCTCAGGATATTGAGGAGAGAGTTCCTAGGGGCAAGGTAAATGTGCTATTGAGAAGTGAGGCTAAGAAGATAGACAGAGAGAGAAAAATATTATATTTCATCAGGGACGGAACTCAAGAATCCATCCAATATGACAAGCTGATCTTGGCGACGGGTCTGAGTCCGATAATACCTAAGATCGAGGGCATGGATCTAGAGGGAGTCGGCACTGTCTGGAACTTGGAGACCGTGAGTGAATTGCTCAAGTATTTGGGGAATAGAGTAGTAGTTGTAGGAGGGAGCGCGACAGGCATAGAGGTAGCATCCGAGCTAGCTAGCACTGGAAGGGATGTCACGTTGATAGAGGCCATGGAGCAGCTTATGCCGGGGAAAGTGGATCCGCCCATATCATCGATGGTGATGAACGCTCTGAATGATCTAGGCGTCAAGGTGATGCTCAAGACACCTATGGAAAGATTGGAGGGATCCGGAGGGAAGTTAACGCATGTAGTGACGCCTAAGGGGAAGATAGAGGCTGATACTGCGATAATCGTGATAGGGGCTAAGCCCAACATAGAGGTGGCTCTGAATTCCGGGCTAGTGATAGGGGAGACGGGAGGGGTGAAGGTAGATGAGTACATGTTCACATCAGATCCTAACATCTTGGCAGCGGGGGATGTCGCTGAGGTTAAGGATTTCGTCTCAGGAAAGCCGACTCTTACAGGCTTAGCTTCAACTGCATTAGTTCAGGGTAGGATTGCCGCTGAGAACGCTGCTGGCGGGAAAACTAGATACCTGGGGGCGCTATCGCCGTTCCTCGTATCGGTAGGTGACTATTTCTTCGGGGGCGTGGGTCTGTCAGCGACGAGGGCGGATTCCCTTAAGATGGAATATAGGGCATTCAGGTTCTCGGGTTCCGACCTGCCGAAGTACATGCCCGGGAAGGAAAACACTGTCATCTGGTTGATAACGGATAGGAAGGGCAAGCTTTTAGGGGGTCAGGTTTTCGGAAGGAGAGGGGTCAGGGAGAGGATCTTATTCCTTACAGCAGCAATATATGCTGGATTCAATGTGGAGGATATAAGGATAATGGAATTCGCATACCAACCGGAGGTCTGCGATGTCCTGGAACCTATCGCAATAGCTGCTGAAGGGATGTTCAGGAAATATATGCTCGGATCCGAAGGCTAG
- a CDS encoding prohibitin family protein, whose amino-acid sequence MPRKDDEIPVYAPEVPVRGRPGPKVFMIAFIILIILILSYLSVYIVDLGYAAVTVDPITGKISDPVVGPRVAFKMPWQYVKEVYIATDVLHMWTDINATRYGYGSSIGDYPAVETLTKDGLQAWIDITVRWHISPSSLPVLVRNYPAIDYEDKLIVPAIRQVCRDVVSNYEAAEVPLARGKIGVEIFEALQSSLSKDPTTGGGIILDEVYIRNIRLPDEFLKAIQEKLTSQQRMIAAYFERNRTLILANASATAKVLEAEGEAKSRLILINATSKIVDILVKKGAKPDEIASLLVYMEGLKDISKSNATIVIAGGGNIPLIYPIRGGG is encoded by the coding sequence ATGCCGAGGAAGGATGATGAGATTCCCGTGTATGCTCCTGAGGTGCCCGTAAGGGGAAGACCCGGTCCTAAAGTTTTCATGATTGCTTTTATAATTTTAATAATTTTGATTCTATCCTACCTCAGCGTATATATCGTGGATCTAGGCTACGCAGCTGTTACAGTAGACCCTATAACTGGGAAGATCTCGGATCCCGTTGTAGGGCCTAGAGTAGCATTTAAGATGCCCTGGCAATACGTCAAGGAGGTTTACATAGCCACAGACGTCCTCCATATGTGGACCGATATTAATGCGACGAGATACGGTTACGGTAGCTCCATAGGGGATTATCCGGCTGTGGAAACCCTCACTAAAGATGGATTACAAGCTTGGATCGATATAACAGTGAGGTGGCATATCTCCCCGAGCTCCCTGCCAGTACTCGTGAGGAATTACCCTGCTATAGATTATGAGGACAAGCTAATAGTCCCAGCGATAAGGCAGGTTTGCAGAGATGTAGTATCGAATTATGAGGCAGCGGAGGTCCCTTTGGCCAGAGGAAAGATAGGCGTTGAGATCTTTGAAGCACTCCAATCCTCTCTGAGCAAGGATCCCACGACTGGAGGAGGCATAATATTGGATGAGGTCTACATCAGGAACATAAGGCTACCTGATGAGTTCCTGAAGGCGATACAGGAGAAGCTGACCTCTCAGCAGAGGATGATAGCTGCATACTTCGAGAGGAACAGGACTCTCATACTAGCGAACGCCAGCGCTACCGCTAAGGTCTTAGAAGCTGAAGGGGAAGCAAAATCCAGGCTTATATTGATAAATGCAACATCCAAAATCGTTGATATACTCGTTAAGAAGGGAGCTAAGCCCGATGAGATAGCCTCTCTCCTCGTTTATATGGAGGGGCTGAAGGATATCTCTAAATCCAATGCCACTATAGTGATCGCGGGTGGGGGCAATATACCCCTAATATATCCCATAAGAGGAGGTGGTTGA
- a CDS encoding DUF354 domain-containing protein, whose amino-acid sequence MRIWFDVITPKQARLMSSIAKRLGREYVITVKGYSESVDILRELNVNFIQIGDYSIGDLKKKLISYAERVKLLSEFVLDYKPDFLISFSSPEAVRVAYGLSIRSITMNDSPHSYHVGRLTLPLSWKVVYPAAIPEDDMIRLGASRESLVPYRGVDEVAWVKDRLYDLRNSKREFKVFIRPEESGASYMLGKEGFTMKLVDEVIRVGADVIIKPRYESQSIMIREKYGKKVTILDSTVDTLDLFGRIVLVVTGGGTMAREAALLGTPSLCAFPLDVKLHVNDFLRDMGFPIWRASSLKEAISIIRMILRDPDSYVVDTRPLMEELEDPRVVIEKILNDN is encoded by the coding sequence ATGAGGATCTGGTTTGATGTCATAACGCCAAAGCAAGCTAGGCTCATGTCATCTATCGCTAAGAGGTTGGGAAGGGAATACGTGATAACAGTCAAGGGATACAGTGAATCTGTGGATATACTCAGGGAACTCAATGTGAATTTCATTCAGATAGGAGATTACTCCATTGGCGATCTAAAGAAAAAGCTCATATCTTATGCTGAGAGGGTGAAGCTTCTCTCTGAGTTCGTTCTTGATTACAAGCCGGACTTTCTAATATCTTTTTCCTCTCCTGAGGCTGTGAGAGTGGCTTATGGTCTCTCCATCAGATCGATAACGATGAACGATTCCCCTCATTCCTACCACGTTGGGAGGCTCACTCTCCCCCTCTCCTGGAAGGTCGTCTACCCAGCAGCGATCCCGGAGGATGATATGATAAGGCTTGGCGCTTCTAGGGAATCCCTAGTTCCATATAGGGGAGTTGATGAGGTCGCCTGGGTTAAAGATAGATTATACGATTTGAGGAATTCGAAAAGGGAGTTTAAGGTCTTCATCAGGCCTGAGGAGAGCGGAGCATCCTACATGCTGGGGAAAGAGGGGTTCACTATGAAGCTCGTGGATGAAGTTATAAGAGTGGGGGCAGATGTCATCATAAAGCCGAGATATGAGAGTCAATCCATAATGATCAGGGAGAAGTATGGTAAAAAAGTTACTATTTTAGACAGTACAGTGGACACTCTTGATCTTTTCGGTAGGATCGTCTTAGTCGTAACTGGGGGCGGCACCATGGCGAGGGAGGCAGCCCTGCTCGGGACACCTTCCCTCTGCGCCTTCCCCTTGGATGTAAAGCTTCATGTCAATGACTTTCTCAGGGATATGGGATTCCCGATATGGAGGGCGAGCTCATTAAAGGAGGCGATCAGTATAATTAGGATGATCCTAAGGGATCCTGACTCTTATGTAGTGGATACCAGGCCCCTTATGGAGGAATTAGAGGATCCCAGGGTAGTGATCGAAAAAATCTTGAATGATAACTAG